In Chanodichthys erythropterus isolate Z2021 chromosome 18, ASM2448905v1, whole genome shotgun sequence, the following are encoded in one genomic region:
- the LOC137006985 gene encoding HEAT repeat-containing protein 4-like isoform X2: MCLWIEAEELNSANCKTRVQACTSIAKLRSPVNKDICNKLIHMMWNDWNCAVRHAAALALSELNEAREMHSELSAKLEEGPTAWRVEALILIGQLKIMTPKLLPTFLRCFNDDFVTVRKQACLTAASLMMKDQSILNQLINLMQNEPIWEVKVEAINALKKIGWMNTALRELLMWAVHHEEEPSVRIAACEALRTSDAKGPELQHFLQERYALEPNAEVQRHIKGLLKKHGYSLQADERKIHEIKLQVELLCTKHIITQKVLLIEEMGKQQQHKLLY; this comes from the exons ATGTGCCTCTGGATCGAGGCAGAAGAGTTAAACAGCGCTAACTGCAAAACAAGAGTTCAGGCCTGTACTAGCATTGCAAAGCTCAGAAGTCCAGTCAACAAG GATATTTGCAACAAACTGATACACATGATGTGGAACGACTGGAACTGTGCTGTTCGTCATGCTGCAGCACTGGCTCTGAGTGAACTAAACGAGGCCAGAGAGATGCACAGTGAGCTGAG CGCAAAACTGGAGGAGGGCCCAACCGCTTGGCGGGTGGAAGCGCTGATCTTAATTGGTCAGCTCAAAATAATGACACCCAAGCTACTACCCACTTTCCTGCGGTGCTTTAATGATGACTTTGTGACTGTGCGCAAACAAGCTTGCTTGACTGCAGCTTCTCTAATGATGAAAGACCAGTCG ATCctgaatcagctaattaacCTGATGCAGAATGAGCCAATATGGGAGGTGAAAGTGGAAGCAATTAATG CTTTAAAGAAAATAGGGTGGATGAACACGGCTCTTCGGGAGTTGTTGATGTGGGCTGTACACCACGAGGAAGAGCCCAGTGTGCGCATTGCTGCCTGTGAGGCCCTGAGAACTTCAGATGCAAAGGGCCCCGAGTTACAGCATTTCCTACAAGAGCGTTATGCACTGGAACCCAATGCTGAGGTGCAGAG GCACATTAAAGGTCTTCTGAAAAAGCATGGATACAGTCTGCAGGCAGATGAAAGAAAGATTCATGAGATAAAGCTCCAG GTGGAGCTGTTGTGTACAAAACACATCATTACGCAGAAAGTGCTCTTAATAGAAGAGATGGGAAAGCAGCAACAGC
- the LOC137006985 gene encoding HEAT repeat-containing protein 4-like isoform X1, whose amino-acid sequence MCLWIEAEELNSANCKTRVQACTSIAKLRSPVNKDICNKLIHMMWNDWNCAVRHAAALALSELNEAREMHNKQYLHSAKLEEGPTAWRVEALILIGQLKIMTPKLLPTFLRCFNDDFVTVRKQACLTAASLMMKDQSILNQLINLMQNEPIWEVKVEAINALKKIGWMNTALRELLMWAVHHEEEPSVRIAACEALRTSDAKGPELQHFLQERYALEPNAEVQRHIKGLLKKHGYSLQADERKIHEIKLQVELLCTKHIITQKVLLIEEMGKQQQHKLLY is encoded by the exons ATGTGCCTCTGGATCGAGGCAGAAGAGTTAAACAGCGCTAACTGCAAAACAAGAGTTCAGGCCTGTACTAGCATTGCAAAGCTCAGAAGTCCAGTCAACAAG GATATTTGCAACAAACTGATACACATGATGTGGAACGACTGGAACTGTGCTGTTCGTCATGCTGCAGCACTGGCTCTGAGTGAACTAAACGAGGCCAGAGAGATGCACA ACAAACAATATCTCCACAGCGCAAAACTGGAGGAGGGCCCAACCGCTTGGCGGGTGGAAGCGCTGATCTTAATTGGTCAGCTCAAAATAATGACACCCAAGCTACTACCCACTTTCCTGCGGTGCTTTAATGATGACTTTGTGACTGTGCGCAAACAAGCTTGCTTGACTGCAGCTTCTCTAATGATGAAAGACCAGTCG ATCctgaatcagctaattaacCTGATGCAGAATGAGCCAATATGGGAGGTGAAAGTGGAAGCAATTAATG CTTTAAAGAAAATAGGGTGGATGAACACGGCTCTTCGGGAGTTGTTGATGTGGGCTGTACACCACGAGGAAGAGCCCAGTGTGCGCATTGCTGCCTGTGAGGCCCTGAGAACTTCAGATGCAAAGGGCCCCGAGTTACAGCATTTCCTACAAGAGCGTTATGCACTGGAACCCAATGCTGAGGTGCAGAG GCACATTAAAGGTCTTCTGAAAAAGCATGGATACAGTCTGCAGGCAGATGAAAGAAAGATTCATGAGATAAAGCTCCAG GTGGAGCTGTTGTGTACAAAACACATCATTACGCAGAAAGTGCTCTTAATAGAAGAGATGGGAAAGCAGCAACAGC
- the LOC137006991 gene encoding HAUS augmin-like complex subunit 2: protein MNPWDPITYTVTPAAKILARCVTSGTMTQEELDAIPRESEVFSSSLLEAEQLSRIRHDLDQTNLDLELLRLERDGADVTHSHYLSQRFASLQQFTSHLQEVLREQTVLRERLTKPLCQQNLPIQADLHRYVVELMGMVVEFIQNLEMKIKMVRAIPNTDSYLSDLNNGRTQLLAQVTEVENLYKQVLKRRGHSQTRLVDKDFQIENHSLFVQDTSGQYNNKMN, encoded by the exons ATGAATCCCTGGGACCCCATTACTTACACTGTGACACCTGCTGCTAAGATTTTAGCAAGATGTGTAACATCAGGCACCATGACACAG GAGGAGCTTGATGCTATCCCACGGGAATCGGAAGTCTTTTCCTCTTCTTTACTTGAAGCTGAACAGCTCAGCAGAATTAGACATGATCTTGATCAG ACTAATTTAGATTTAGAGCTGCTGAGGCTGGAAAGAGACGGTGCAGACGTCACTCACAGTCATTACCTCA GTCAAAGGTTTGCTTCCTTGCAACAGTTTACTTCCCACCTTCAGGAAGTGTTGCGAGAACAGACAGTCCTGCGAGAGAGACTCACAAAACCACTGTGTCAGCAGAACCTGCCCATTCAGGCTGATCTTCACAG ATATGTGGTAGAGCTCATGGGGATGGTGGTGGAGTTTATTCAGAACttggaaatgaaaattaagatGGTTCGAGCAATTCCAAACACTGATAGTTATCTGAGTGATCTg AACAATGGCCGAACTCAACTGCTGGCTCAGGTCACTGAGGTCGAGAACCTGTACAAGCAAGTTCTTAAGCGACGAGGACATTCACAGACACGTCTAGTTGATAAAGATTTTCAGATTGAAAATCACTCACTGTTTGTTCAGGATACTAGTGGacagtataataataaaatgaactaA
- the si:dkey-13p1.4 gene encoding transmembrane protein 151B: protein MLSLDLETDTTAEDTAPSTPDGGAETPASLDVLEEQWPIKQSLGASMCRETHWRCLLLSLLMYSCLGAVAWCQLTQVTKLSFDSSSTSLTASMNSLRGGRSMIYHDSPCSDGYVYIPLAFLLMLYAVYLMECWHCRSRSELQCKANVESVYDRVLRMRQARPCVWWKAISYHFVRRTRQVTRYRNGDAYTTTQVYHERVNTHVAEGEFDYSRCGMRDVSRNLRGLEGHAATRLHFSKCFSFAGAGPENAYLNQRARFFSEIEGLDDYMEAREGMLLKNVDFKEHLIVYVDPDQLPWYTSRVTFWMAALLMLSWPLRVLIEYRTAFVHYQVEKLFGLEYSNNSPSPEADTTVRNTRYGLPRAETVDSTELEWHIRSNRQLIPSYSEAMLMNLGASGSNHRDSNSSNRLLLDSCSAQSYGTLVQNCEHCLQQEGGQRRPTISSSCSSIFSRHTFHSRLSLDTSHFSLCRMYGSRRTMGLWRSRSSTLTERCCPDEQCCRSYTSQLALNESPPNYQDARFFPVLIVHRPEGCGDSSEVRRYYVRRGSCCVETSV from the exons ATGTTGTCTCTAGATCTGGAAACTGATACTACTGCGGAGGACACAGCGCCAAGCACCCCAGATGGTGGCGCGGAGACACCGGCCAGTCTCGATGTGCTGGAAGAG CAATGGCCAATAAAGCAGTCCCTGGGTGCCTCAATGTGCCGCGAGACGCACTGGCGTTGTCTTCTCCTTTCCTTGCTCATGTATAGCTGCCTGGGTGCCGTGGCCTGGTGTCAGCTCACCCAGGTCACCAAGCTGAGCTTCGATTCCTCCAGTACTTCCCTCACAGCCTCAATGAACTCTCTTAGAGGGGGTCGCTCCATGATATACCACGACAGCCCTTGCTCTGACGGTTATGTGTACATCCCCTTGGCCTTCCTGTTAATGCTCTATGCTGTTTACCTTATGGAGTGCTGGCACTGTCGGTCCCGCAGCGAGTTGCAGTGCAAGGCCAACGTTGAAAGCGTGTACGATAGAGTTCTGCGCATGCGTCAAGCCCGACCGTGCGTCTGGTGGAAAGCCATCAGTTACCATTTTGTACGTAGGACTCGACAAGTAACGCGTTACCGGAATGGAGATGCATATACGACCACGCAGGTTTATCACGAGCGTGTAAACACACACGTGGCCGAGGGCGAATTCGACTACAGCCGCTGTGGAATGAGAGATGTATCGCGAAACTTGCGTGGACTGGAGGGTCATGCGGCGACGCGATTGCATTTCTCCAAATGCTTCAGCTTCGCAGGAGCAGGACCTGAAAATGCATACCTCAACCAGCGAGCCAGGTTCTTCTCGGAAATTGAGGGTTTGGACGACTACATGGAAGCCCGTGAAGGCATGCTGCTGAAGAACGTTGACTTTAAAGAGCACCTCATCGTTTATGTGGATCCCGACCAACTGCCGTGGTACACTTCTCGGGTCACCTTCTGGATGGCGGCTCTCCTCATGCTCTCCTGGCCACTGCGAGTGCTGATCGAGTACCGGACGGCGTTTGTGCACTACCAAGTCGAGAAACTCTTCGGGCTAGAGTATAGCAACAACAGCCCATCTCCAGAGGCTGACACCACCGTGAGGAACACTCGCTATGGCCTTCCGAGAGCAGAAACGGTGGACAGTACAGAGCTGGAATGGCACATTCGTTCAAACCGCCAGCTTATACCCAGCTACTCGGAAGCCATGCTGATGAACCTGGGGGCTTCTGGGTCAAACCACAGAGACAGCAATTCCTCCAACCGCTTGCTGTTGGACAGCTGCTCAGCGCAGAGCTACGGTACGTTGGTGCAGAACTGTGAGCACTGTTTGCAACAAGAAGGTGGGCAAAGACGGCCAACAATCAGCTCTAGCTGTTCCTCCATCTTCTCTCGTCACACCTTCCACTCCCGTTTGTCACTAGACACCTCGCACTTCTCGTTGTGCCGCATGTATGGCTCCAGACGCACTATGGGACTGTGGAGAAGCCGCAGTAGTACACTTACAGAGCGCTGCTGCCCTGATGAGCAGTGCTGCAGGTCTTACACCAGTCAGCTCGCCCTTAATGAGAGCCCGCCGAACTACCAAGACGCTCGCTTCTTCCCAGTCCTCATTGTCCATCGGCCTGAGGGCTGTGGGGACTCATCTGAGGTGAGGAGGTATTATGTTCGCAGAGGCTCCTGTTGTGTGGAGACTTCGGTTTGA